GCCGGGCCACCAGGTCCGTGCGTTGTTCAGTCCACAGACCAGCACCTGCTCGTCGGGGTGCTCGGGGTCGGGCGCGTAGGAGACCGAGCCGCTGTCGCCGTCGGTGAACTCGGTCTCGCTGCCCCACTTGAGCTGGCCGCGCTTGCAGGGATCGCCGTAGACACACGAGATCCCGTCGATCGCCTGGATCCGCCCGGTCGTGTGGCCGCTCATCGCGCCGACCTTGTGGATGTCGACGCCGCGGGCCTTGAGGTCGGCGAGCCCGAGCCGGGTGAACTGGCCGGCGACCCGTCGCGTCGTGTCGCCGTCGAGCGCGTGGTCGGGCGTGAACTCGCGCGTCGGGGCGATCAGCGCCAGGTCCTCGCTGTGATACCGCCTGACGACCGACCCGATCTCGATCCGCCCCTCGCTGGTGACGAGCGTGAGCTCGTCGATGTCGGCGTCCTCGTAGAGGTGTTCCGCCGTCGCGAAGTACCGCTCGCCGCTCCCGGGGTCGTAGATCGCGGGCGCGAGCGTCGCGAGCCCCTCCGCCTCCCCGCAGGCGACCCCGCCGGGGACCGCGACGCCGCCGTCGGGGTCGAACCGCCGTGCGGGTTCGAGCGTCTCGAACTCGTCGCCCGTGGACGACTCGAGGATCGAGCCCTCGACGGGCGTGCCGTCGAGGAGGTCGCCGATCCGCTCGACGGCCCCCTCGTGGAGGGCGCCGACCGAGATCGACGAGCGGCCGCCGTCCTCGCCCGGGACCACCGAGGCGTTGCGCACGCCCTCGATCGACGACCAGTCGAACGCCT
The sequence above is a segment of the Halalkalicoccus tibetensis genome. Coding sequences within it:
- a CDS encoding twin-arginine translocation signal domain-containing protein, with translation MEGSSSGGEYDRPRVSRRRFVKALGAGGIGAASASHLATEGFEGSKGEAVRIVYAHAREDPEDPTSLTPRTRTVSADWYDDLQAALASYEAFDWSSIEGVRNASVVPGEDGGRSSISVGALHEGAVERIGDLLDGTPVEGSILESSTGDEFETLEPARRFDPDGGVAVPGGVACGEAEGLATLAPAIYDPGSGERYFATAEHLYEDADIDELTLVTSEGRIEIGSVVRRYHSEDLALIAPTREFTPDHALDGDTTRRVAGQFTRLGLADLKARGVDIHKVGAMSGHTTGRIQAIDGISCVYGDPCKRGQLKWGSETEFTDGDSGSVSYAPDPEHPDEQVLVCGLNNARTWWPGEDYIWGTGAYALQEEYGYTF